In the Candidatus Methylomirabilis lanthanidiphila genome, one interval contains:
- a CDS encoding Fis family transcriptional regulator, whose translation MSDFLESRASAAGELGSGETSGPAVVLIEDERPIRRFLRATLVSQGYRLFEAATGEEGLAEAAVRQPDVVILDLGLPDIDGLEVIRRLREWTAVPIIVLSARGQESDKIAALDAGADDYVSKPFGIGELLARMRAVLRHATRNPKEAANSTFVVGDLSVDLALRRVVVAEKEVHLTPIEYRLLTTLIHYAGKVVTQRQLLKEVWGPHQTEQPHYLRVYIAQLRCKLEADPARPRYLLTEPGVGYRLASE comes from the coding sequence ATGTCTGATTTTCTGGAGAGTAGGGCGTCCGCAGCCGGGGAGCTCGGATCGGGCGAAACGAGCGGGCCGGCCGTCGTGCTCATCGAGGACGAACGACCGATTCGGCGCTTCCTCCGCGCCACCCTGGTGAGCCAGGGGTACCGGCTCTTTGAGGCGGCCACAGGTGAGGAAGGCTTGGCGGAAGCGGCCGTGCGCCAGCCCGACGTCGTCATCCTTGACCTCGGTCTGCCTGACATCGACGGCCTCGAGGTCATCCGGCGGTTGCGCGAGTGGACCGCTGTTCCGATCATCGTCCTCTCGGCGCGAGGCCAGGAGTCCGATAAGATTGCGGCTCTGGATGCGGGCGCCGACGACTATGTCAGCAAGCCGTTCGGGATCGGCGAGTTGCTCGCCCGTATGCGGGCAGTCCTGCGACACGCAACGCGCAATCCGAAAGAGGCTGCCAATTCAACGTTCGTTGTGGGTGACCTTTCCGTAGATCTGGCGCTGAGAAGGGTTGTCGTCGCGGAGAAGGAGGTCCACCTGACCCCAATCGAGTACAGATTGCTGACGACGCTCATTCACTATGCGGGAAAGGTCGTGACCCAGCGACAGTTGCTGAAAGAGGTCTGGGGCCCGCACCAGACCGAACAGCCGCACTACCTGCGGGTGTATATCGCCCAGCTCAGATGCAAGCTGGAAGCCGACCCGGCGCGCCCGCGCTATCTGCTGACCGAACCCGGCGTGGGCTATCGCCTGGCATCGGAATAG
- the uppP gene encoding Undecaprenyl-diphosphatase, translating into MTVPPLFAALILGIVEGLTEFLPISSTGHLILAGDWLGFNDEKGKVFHVPIQTGAMLAVVWEYRARFGGALAGLFTEPGARRFAANLLVAFLPAVVLGLLFGKLIKQHLFAPEPVAIAFIVGALIIFWAERRQNHVRIDNVDAMTTLDAFKVGVAQCFALIPGTSRSGATIIGGMLFGVSRKAATEFSFFLAVPTLVAAGAYDLYKHRMLLSDADLPTFAVGGLLSFVSAFVCIRWLIRYVSHHDFRPFAWYRIAFGGMVLLMAYTGWVEWSSE; encoded by the coding sequence ATGACCGTTCCTCCGTTGTTCGCGGCCCTGATCCTTGGCATTGTCGAGGGGTTGACGGAATTTTTGCCTATCTCGAGCACCGGCCACCTGATCCTGGCGGGCGATTGGCTGGGCTTCAACGACGAGAAGGGGAAGGTCTTTCACGTCCCGATCCAGACCGGCGCCATGCTCGCGGTGGTGTGGGAATATCGAGCGCGCTTCGGCGGAGCGCTTGCGGGGCTTTTCACGGAGCCAGGCGCGCGTCGTTTTGCTGCCAATCTCCTGGTGGCCTTTCTGCCGGCGGTGGTGCTGGGCCTGCTCTTTGGCAAGCTGATCAAACAGCATCTGTTCGCGCCAGAGCCGGTGGCCATCGCCTTTATCGTCGGGGCATTGATCATTTTCTGGGCCGAGCGCAGGCAGAATCACGTGCGAATCGACAACGTCGATGCCATGACCACCCTCGATGCTTTCAAGGTTGGTGTTGCGCAGTGCTTTGCGCTGATCCCCGGAACCTCGCGTTCCGGCGCCACAATCATCGGGGGCATGCTGTTCGGCGTATCGCGCAAGGCGGCTACCGAGTTTTCGTTTTTTCTTGCGGTACCGACGCTGGTCGCCGCAGGCGCCTATGATTTGTACAAACATCGGATGCTTCTCTCAGACGCGGACCTGCCGACCTTCGCGGTGGGCGGCCTGCTGTCTTTTGTCTCCGCTTTTGTGTGCATACGCTGGCTGATCCGTTATGTCAGCCACCACGATTTTAGGCCCTTTGCCTGGTATCGCATCGCCTTTGGCGGTATGGTGCTGCTGATGGCCTACACCGGGTGGGTGGAATGGTCGAGTGAGTGA
- a CDS encoding aminopeptidase, which translates to MERLAGEIGERNVFRPEALRAAADYIQEEWRGQGYQVIPHWYTVSGGQWANLEINRLGSTRPNEILLVGAHYDSVRGSPGANDNGSGVAAMLELSRLFAELTPAVTVRFVAFVNEEPPFFFRRKHGSEAYAKMARARGDAIRAMVSLETIGYYRDEPGSQHYPPLFQLFYPRQGNFITFVSDFRSRALMRRAVQAFRLHSDFPLEHIATTRFVPGVAWSDHWSFWRQGYRAIMVTDTAFYRYPYYHTRKDTPEKLMYPAFTRVTAGLADTFATLALGGPDNESA; encoded by the coding sequence GAGCGCAACGTCTTCCGGCCGGAGGCGCTGCGCGCCGCCGCCGACTATATCCAGGAGGAGTGGCGCGGCCAGGGCTATCAGGTGATCCCGCACTGGTATACCGTATCCGGCGGCCAATGGGCTAATCTCGAGATCAACCGACTCGGGAGCACGCGGCCCAACGAGATCCTGCTGGTCGGCGCCCATTACGACTCGGTGCGGGGGAGTCCGGGCGCCAATGACAACGGCAGCGGTGTCGCCGCCATGCTCGAACTGTCGCGACTGTTCGCCGAGCTGACGCCGGCGGTGACGGTGCGCTTCGTGGCGTTCGTCAATGAGGAGCCGCCCTTCTTCTTCCGGCGCAAGCACGGGAGCGAGGCCTACGCCAAGATGGCGCGGGCGCGCGGCGATGCGATCCGCGCGATGGTCTCGCTGGAGACGATCGGCTACTACCGGGACGAACCCGGCAGCCAGCACTATCCGCCTCTGTTCCAGCTCTTCTATCCGCGCCAGGGCAACTTCATCACCTTCGTCTCCGACTTTCGCTCCCGCGCCCTGATGCGCCGCGCAGTGCAGGCGTTCCGCCTCCACTCGGACTTTCCGCTCGAACATATCGCGACCACCCGCTTTGTCCCGGGGGTCGCCTGGAGCGATCACTGGTCGTTCTGGCGGCAAGGCTATCGCGCCATCATGGTCACCGATACGGCCTTCTACCGCTACCCCTACTATCATACCCGCAAAGATACCCCCGAGAAGCTTATGTATCCCGCGTTTACTCGCGTGACGGCAGGACTCGCCGACACCTTCGCGACGCTGGCGCTGGGCGGCCCGGACAACGAATCCGCCTAG